A single Nicotiana tabacum cultivar K326 chromosome 5, ASM71507v2, whole genome shotgun sequence DNA region contains:
- the LOC107825957 gene encoding uncharacterized protein LOC107825957 — protein MTKRSWKEAMKAFGSHIDLEKEEQLKWIKIEIENKVKRIAKLIKRLNQGSREGNLQRRSELLQLVDEFHKQYQSLYSMYDNLKSEVRKKLHEEHEGDSSSQSSSCSNSELYYTPEEMATKSNSSCSNCETLDVEDAILKDKITSKSEVKVESMDFDVEKFEKSMSFGRVSEPEEFFKDLRIQGEETLINESTLLKEKVKEKEDAILSLNDKFELRERERLSQMKELEDQVATMKLELDNLCVQKRELEEQTVYKLNEVKRIEENNSGLQARVLELQATFKKKDDQFSQLLKKFKENQQKSKSRIDDLMAKSTGLQKEVDRLHAERNELEEKLLHETKKGSDQVKDVTERTQFLDLTERTDYLQHELEALRNQKYELESLLKEKTQEVSECQLQIENMKVKLTSTTLSEKGVTKEKEGLNSEVKSLAKETSDLKEKIMDMNQEAYHLELQKEKLNDKIMELETKLLGKEAEVGILQKKLEAYMNDMSTQNSTLTARISTAETEKSRLKSQLEKEKHEFSQSLKQMEKKNTELTIKIAEHEKNIRGMEIIANKSKEEHKQMQIRLEESKSNFHNAERKLEEMTEELRKTFEDSLRILSRRIRVAEQLHIENKEWYQKTRNSYEKENKDLKEKNARHEMRLRGIKDISLTASDMLGSLDAVALKFEECTAHFLNRISKVSCELKFVKDWVMRKNKAMSHVKDDFDCLLTQCDDKEAEILKYREKVWKLENKVRELEKMIKDQEESMLVLKEEKREAIRQLCVWIDYHRSRSDYYKRILLTEFGRRSAP, from the exons ATGACGAAGCGTAGTTGGAAAGAAGCAATGAAGGCATTTGGGAGTCATATTGATCTTGAAAAAGAAGAACAGTTGAAATGGAtaaaaatag AAATAGAGAACAAAGTAAAGAGAATAGCAAAGCTAATTAAGAGATTAAACCAAGGTAGTAGAGAAGGGAATTTGCAGAGAAGATCAGAACTACTTCAACTTGTTGATGAATTCCACAAACAATACCAATCCCTCTATTCTATGTATGATAATCTCAAAAGTGAAGTAAGGAAAAAACTTCACGAAGAACACGAGGGTGATTCGTCTTCTCAATCATCTTCGTGCTCGAATTCAGAATTATATTATACCCCTGAGGAAATGGCTACCAAAAGTAACTCGTCTTGTTCTAATTGTGAGACTTTAGATGTAGAGGATGCAATTTTGAAGGACAAAATAACTTCGAAAAGTGAAGTTAAGGTTGAATCTATGGATTTTGATGTGGAAAAATTTGAGAAATCGATGTCTTTTGGCCGAGTGTCTGAGCCAGAGGAATTCTTCAAAGACCTTAGGATTCAAGGCGAAGAGACGTTGATAAATGAATCTACATTGTTAAAGGagaaagtgaaagaaaaagaagacgcGATCTTGTCTCTGAACGATAAATTTGAACTTCGCGAGAGGGAGAGATTGtctcaaatgaaagagttagaagaTCAAGTTGCTACAATGAAGCTTGAATTAGATAACTTATGTGTTCAGAAGAGAGAACTCGAGGAGCAAACCGTGTACAAGTTAAATGAAGTTAAACGAATAGAAGAAAATAATTCAGGATTGCAAGCTCGCGTCTTAGAACTACAAGCAACATTCaaaaagaaagatgatcaatTTTCTCAACTTCTTAAAAAATTTAAGGAGAATCAACAGAAATCAAAGTCAAGAATCGACGATCTGATGGCAAAATCAACTGGTCTGCAGAAAGAAGTGGACCGTTTACACGCTGAAAGGAATGAATTGGAAGAAAAATTGTTACACGAAACCAAAAAAGGATCGGATCAAGTCAAGGACGTAACAGAAAGAACACAATTTCTTGATTTAACAGAAAGGACTGATTATCTGCAACATGAGTTGGAAGCCTTGAGAAACCAGAAATACGAGCTAGAGTCATTACTAAAAGAGAAAACTCAAGAAGTATCAGAATGTCAACTTCAGATAGAAAACATGAAAGTGAAATTAACAAGCACGACGTTGTCAGAGAAAGGGGTAACAAAAGAGAAGGAAGGGTTAAACTCGGAGGTGAAATCACTCGCGAAAGAAACAAGTGACTTGAAAGAGAAGATAATGGATATGAATCAAGAAGCTTATCATTTAGAATTACAAAAAGAAAAGCTGAATGATAAGATTATGGAGTTGGAaacaaaactattaggaaaagAAGCAGAGGTAGGAATTCTTCAGAAGAAACTCGAGGCTTATATGAACGATATGTCTACTCAGAATTCAACGTTAACAGCGCGAATTTCAACAGCAGAAACTGAAAAATCAAGATTGAAATCTCAGCTTGAGAAAGAGAAACATGAATTTTCACAAAGCCTTAAGCAGATGGAAAAGAAAAACACTGAATTGACTATCAAGATCGCGGAGCATGAGAAAAATATAAGAGGAATGGAAATTATCGCAAACAAGTCAAAAGAGGAACATAAACAAATGCAAATAAGGTTAGAAGAATCCAAATCAAATTTTCACAATGCTGAAAGAAAACTAGAAGAAATGACTGAGGAACTACGCAAGACGTTTGAGGACAGTTTACGAATCTTGAGCAGAAGGATCCGAGTAGCAGAACAATTGCATATAGAGAACAAGGAGTGGTACCAAAAAACCAGGAACTCGTacgaaaaggaaaacaaagatcTCAAGGAGAAAAATGCAAGGCATGAAATGAGGCTAAGGGGAATTAAGGATATATCATTGACAGCAAGTGATATGTTAGGTTCACTAGACGCCGTGGCACTAAAGTTTGAGGAATGCACGGCTCATTTCTTGAATCGAATATCTAAGGTTTCGTGTGAGTTGAAGTTCGTAAAAGATTGGGTGATGAGGAAAAACAAAGCAATGTCACATGTTAAAGATGATTTTGATTGTTTACTTACACAATGTGATGATAAAGAAGCTGAGATATTGAAATATAGAGAGAAAGTTTGGAAGTTAGAGAATAAAGTTAGAGAACTAGAGAAAATGATCAAGGATCAAGAGGAATCAATGTTGGTATTAAAGGAGGAAAAGCGAGAGGCGATTAGACAATTATGTGTATGGATTGATTATCATCGTAGTCGCTCTGACTATTATAAAAGGATTCTGTTAACTGAATTTGGTCGAAGGAGCGCGCCATAG
- the LOC107763859 gene encoding uncharacterized protein LOC107763859, with amino-acid sequence MDQFRQIGEVVGSLKALMVLKHDIQINQKQCCFLLDMYIQAFDTISEEIKHNLRLNERNTKWKALEQPMKELHRIFKEGESYIKYCLDVKDWWGKAISLHMNKDCVEFHIHNLLCCFPVVIEAIETAAEISGFDEEEMQKRRSAVMKKYDRELIDPRFFQWMFGKQYLVTREICSRLESSWKEDRWLLVENIRQKKNAVAPDTLLKHEQRIAEFLLRKLDGVEQSNKILLPSSILVGSNDYHVKRRLGSWGGHVKEIQWLGENFALRNFFGDVEPLHAEISLVFSLSHPNILQYHCGFYDEERKEGYLVMELMNDTLATYIKEHSGQRKRPPFSTSAAVDIMLQIARGMEYLHARKIYHGELNPSHVLLKARNSSAESYFHAKLKGFGLTSIKITYKTVNHNAADSIIWYAPEVLAEHEKPGTKCTYKYTEKADVYSFGMICFQILTGKVPFDEGHLQGEKVVRNIRAGERPLFPYPSPKYLVNLTRRCWHTNPNLRPRFSSLCRILHYIKKVLVINPEHGQPETAPPLVDYCDIEGGYSKKFPEYESMCLTPVSQIPFQMFAYRLIEKEKISGKNWDSSNDGFSVHRRASMLSDDGHLAAMDDLFLAPSDGRSVCSEIIDRKDSRLFDQRSAISEIPHRKLFLFDQASVGSESPDRRFSSVAADEKFFFADSPDRKVLSTPVVDRSPRIDTLEKKIISSMSKNQRLRFSDNQEKVMSPKAGDEKPTANVAAEQNLVSPRTSEKIISAEQNLVSPRTSDKKISSDDQKLTSPENQEKKHASDDQKLTSPKSKEKKHASDDQKLISSEAPEKKHSSDDRKLLHSKTPERIKSSTVNDKSLHGEHAQSKSVRTRRTNEKLSKIIEKKVPETNQISMSSENTETTASKTSNQKITSKKDPLRNKLLDTKTSSLTEKLNEDSPRSSPARAKRIHSSPMSSPTRTPKASSRSSPAIASKGYAYQSPSSSPLNPCSRCARVNRECQPSGMSPHIQRKAHPSHSEIA; translated from the exons ATGGATCAATTCAGGCAGATTGGTGAGGTAGTTGGGAGTTTAAAGGCTCTAATGGTGTTGAAACATGATATTCAAATCAATCAAAAGCAATGTTGTTTCCTATTAGATATGTATATTCAAGCTTTTGATACAATTTCTGAGGAAATCAAACATAATTTAAGGTTAAATGAGAGGAATACAAAATGGAAAGCTCTTGAGCAACCAATGAAAGAGCTTCATAGGATTTTTAAGGAAGGCGAATCGTATATAAAATATTGTTTGGATGTGAAAGATTGGTGGGGAAAAGCGATAAGTCTTCATATGAACAAAGATTGTGTTGAGTTTCATATTCATAACTTGCTTTGTTGTTTTCCTGTTGTCATTGAGGCGATTGAGACGGCTGCAGAAATCTCAGGATTCGACGAGGAGGAAATGCAGAAGAGGAGATCTGCAGTTATGAAGAAATATGATAGGGAATTGATCGATCCGAGGTTTTTTCAGTGGATGTTTGGGAAACAGTATTTAGTTACGCGAGAAATATGTAGCCGGTTGGAGAGTTCTTGGAAAGAAGATAGATGGTTGCTTGTTGAAAACATAAGGCAAAAGAAAAATGCAGTTGCACCAGATACTTTGTTGAAGCACGAGCAAAGGATCGCAGAATTCTTGCTAAGGAAATTAGATGgtgttgaacaaagtaacaagaTATTGTTACCTAGTTCAATCTTAGTTGGATCGAACGATTATCATGTGAAGAGACGTTTAGGGTCGTGGGGCGGACATGTTAAGGAGATACAATGGTTAGGCGAAAATTTTGCTCTGAGGAACTTTTTTGGAGATGTTGAACCGTTGCATGCTGAGATTTCTTTAGTGTTTTCGCTTTCACATCCAAACATATTGCAATATCATTGTGGTTTTTATgatgaagaaaggaaagaagGGTACCTTGTTATGGAGCTAATGAATGATACTCTAGCGACGTATATAAAGGAGCATTCTGGTCAGAGGAAAAGACCGCCTTTTTCTACGTCTGCTGCAGTTGATATTATGCTTCAGATTGCACGAGGGATGGAGTATTTGCACGCGAGAAAGATCTATCACGGAGAATTAAACCCGTCTCATGTCCTTCTTAAAGCGAGGAATTCCTCAGCAGAGAGCTATTTTCATGCGAAACTCAAAGGCTTTGGTTTAACTTCGATTAAAATTACTTACAAAACTGTCAACCACAACGCGGCTGACTCTATCATATGGTATGCCCCGGAAGTTCTAGCTGAACATGAAAAGCCGGGAACCAAATGCACATACAAGTATACGGAGAAAGCTGATGTCTATAGCTTCGGAATGATTTGCTTTCAAATTTTAACGGGCAAAGTTCCATTCGATGAAGGACATTTGCAAGGCGAGAAAGTGGTCCGAAATATCAGAGCAGGGGAAAGGCCACTCTTTCCGTATCCTTCACCTAAATACCTTGTGAACTTAACCAGACGATGCTGGCATACGAACCCAAATCTTCGCCCACGTTTCTCTTCTCTGTGCAGGATCTTGCATTATATCAAGAAAGTTCTTGTCATAAATCCGGAACATGGCCAGCCTGAAACTGCTCCTCCACTTGTAGACTATTGTGATATCGAGGGTGGCTACTCGAAGAAGTTTCCTGAATACGAAAGCATGTGTTTGACACCTGTATCACAGATTCCTTTCCAGATGTTTGCTTACCGGCTGattgaaaaagagaaaatttcTGGAAAAAACTGGGATTCATCAAATGATGGATTTTCAGTCCATAGGCGAGCATCGATGCTGAGTGATGACGGGCATTTGGCTGCGATGGATGATCTCTTTCTTGCACCGAGCGATGGAAGGTCAGTTTGCTCAGAGATAATTGACAGGAAAGATTCAAGATTGTTTGATCAGAGATCAGCTATCTCTGAAATACCACATAGAAAGCTTTTCTTATTCGATCAAGCATCAGTTGGCTCTGAGAGTCCGGACAGGAGATTCTCGTCTGTAGCAGCAGACGAAAAGTTTTTCTTTGCTGATAGTCCAGATAGGAAAGTACTATCAACACCAGTAGTTGATAGGTCACCACGTATCGACACACTGGAGAAAAAGATCATCTCATCAATGAGCAAGAACCAAAGACTGAGATTTTCGGACAATCAGGAGAAGGTAATGTCTCCAAAAGCAGGCGACGAAAAACCTACAGCAAATGTTGCAGCTGAACAAAATTTAGTATCTCCTCGGACTTCAGAGAAGATAATATCAGCTGAGCAAAATTTAGTATCTCCTCGGACTTCAGATAAGAAAATTTCATCTGATGATCAGAAACTAACTAGTCCTGAGAATCAAGAAAAGAAACATGCATCAGACGATCAGAAACTAACTAGTCctaagagtaaagaaaagaaacatgCATCAGACGATCAGAAACTAATCAGTTCCGAGGCTCCTGAGAAGAAACATTCATCTGATGATAGGAAATTACTACATTCCAAGACTCCAGAAAGGATTAAGTCGTCAACTGTCAATGACAAGTCACTTCATGGGGAGCACGCGCAAAGCAAAAGTGTAAGGACTAGGAGAACAAACGAAAAGTTATCGAAGATTATAGAGAAGAAAGTTCCAGAAACTAATCAAATTTCAATGTCATCCGAGAATACTGAGACAACTGCATCCAAGACCAGCAATCAAAAGATAACATCGAAGAAAGATCCGTTGCGCAACAAACTGCTGGATACAAAGACTAGCTCTCTAACAG AGAAACTGAATGAGGACTCACCAAGATCTTCACCAGCTAGAGCTAAAAGAATACATTCGTCACCGATGTCTTCACCAACACGAACACCAAAGGCATCTTCAAGATCATCACCAGCGATCGCCTCAAAGGGATATGCATATCAATCTCCAAGTTCATCGCCATTAAATCCATGTTCTCGATGTGCAAGAGTAAATCGAGAGTGTCAACCTTCAGGTATGAGTCCACATATACAACGGAAAGCTCATCCGTCTCATTCAGAGATCGCGTAG